The genome window TACTCCATGAATTGCCAGTTGCAGTAGCGGTCCCGGGTCGAGCCCAGGTAGAGATGCGGATAGTTCACAAGCGTCGTCGAGCAGTGAACCTCGGTGTTGTGGTACTCATCGATCTGGTGCGCCATCCAGTTGGCATGCGATTCCCAGATCCAGCCGGTGTACTCCGACTCGGTCAAACCACCGCTGGCGCCTTGCAGCGCATGGGTAAGTTCATGCGCCATATCCCAGTGATCCTGCAACAGGGAGATCGAAACCCACATGCCCATTCCGCCACTGTCGGTGACCCCGCCATGCATGCCAAAGTCGGACTTCAAATAGATGCTGACCTTGTACTTCGTCGCCGAAGCGCAATAGGGTTCTGGAAAACGGATGCGGTTGATATAGGTGTTCCAGATCAATTCCAGTTCCTTGCCTGCCGCTTCCAGATCGGCGCGGGGAACCTGTTCTGCATCTTCCCAGCGGAACGCAAAGTGCGTGGTTTCGTAGCGCACTGCCGGCATGTCGGTGTCATTGGGATTGGCGACCCATTGGCCAGCGCTGCAGACGGCTGCCGCATGCGCGATGTGCGGCGCCAGGGCCAAACCAGCCGACATGCAAAGGCACGCGACTATGCGTAACAATGACGACAGGGAACGTTTCATGCTCTCTCCTAAGGAATTGCAAGTGGTGAGCATCAAAGCATGCAATGGCAGCTTTGAGCGCTATCGCGCGCGTACCTGATCGAAACGACGCAAGCGTTGTGCCAAGAAACCATGCCAACGCTGCGTGGCGCATCGCAACGCGACAGTGTCGGGTCGACCGCGGCGCTCACGGCGTCGGGCACACATCGGTCGGACCAGCGGCAACGTCACGCTGGCAGGGACGTCCATCCCCGCGCATGAACACAGCGCACAGCAATGTTCGGAAAATCCTCCGCGTCGCACCGCGCTAGCGCGCGGTAGAGGCAAGGAAAACCAATCGAACGCTTTTGCGCACCCCCAACGACTCAATTCCCTTGGTTACCCGCTCGCGCGCCTGACCGACCTGGAAGATGCTAGGGGCGCGCGAAAGTCGGCGCACTGCATGCGCTCGCAGAACTACAACTTGATTCGCTACAAAGACAGGAAATGCAGCGCCGATCACGGCAGGAGCGCAATTTACATCACGCAGGCAAGCGATCACCTGGGTGCCGCGCGGACATCGCTCGATGCACGCCTATCCGCAGCCCATCGCGTGCCGCGACTGCAAGTGCGTTCGCCACAACCGCCTCGGCAGCGCAGCGCTGCTGCGCTCACCGGCGCGGCGCCTGCCTGCCCTCACAACGCCAGGCGGATCCCGCCGTAGTACATGCGCCCGATCACGTCGTACACGCCTGCGTGGTAACCCAGCTCGAAATTGGCACCGCCCGCCTCCGCGCCCGGCACCCGCGGCGGCGCGCGGTCGAACAGGTTGCTGACCCCGCCGAACACTTCCAGCCCCGACTTGAGCCGGTAGTAGCCGGACACGTCGCTGTAGAACACGTTGCCGGCCCACACCTTCTGGTAGTCGGTGTCGCTGATCTCGGTGCTGTTGCGCATCTTGGAGAAGTGCCGCAGCGACCAGGTCGCGCCGGCGTGCGCGTTGGACCAGGTGGTGCGCAGCACGCCCTTCCATGAAGGCGAGCCGAACACGCCGGCGAAGCGGGTGACTTCTTCCGGCTGGTCCGGATCCAGCGTGTAGTCCTGGCGGATCAGGTGGGTGTAGTTCAGGTCGAACGACAGCGCGCCGGCATTCTGGTCCCAGCGCTCTGCCAGGTCGTAGCGGTACTGCGCGAAGAAGTCGACGCCGCGGGTCAGGTAGCGCGACAGGTTGAGCTTCTGGGTGACCGCGTTGAGCAGGTTGCCGTCGGCATCGCGGCTGACGAAGGAGCAGAACGGGTTGTCCAGGGTCGACGCGTCCACGCACTTGTTGACGATGGTCTGCGCCGGGAACGAATCGATCGCGCCGCGCAGGTCGATGTTGTAGTAGTCCACCGACAGCGAGAAATCCTGCAGGAAACGCGGGCGCAGCACGATGCCGACGGTGCGGGTCTTGGCGGTTTCGTTGGCCAGTTCCAGGTTGCCCTTGGTGATGATGTCGCGGTACAGCCAGTAGGTGCTCTTGTCGGACGGATTGAGCTGCGCGCAGTTGGCCGCGGTGTACTGGCTGCGGTCGGTGCGGTAGCGCTGGTTGTAGCTGTTGCACGGATCGGTAATCCACATGCCGCCGATGCTGCTGGCGGTGTACAGCTCGCCGATGTTGGGCGCACGCACCGCCTTGCCGTAGGTGCCGCGCAGGGTGATGTCCTGGATCGGCGCCCAGTCGATGCCGAACTTGTTGGTGACGGTGCGGCCGGCGGTGTTGTAGTCGGACACGCGCAGCGCCGCGTCCACGCCCAGGCGCTGCGCGAACAGCTTGTCGGCCAGCAGCGGCAGGTGCAGTTCGCTGTAGAGTTCCTTGACGTCGTACTGGCCGACCAGCGGCAGCTGGGTGGTGCCCAGGCTGGCGTCGTAGGCCGGATTGGCCGGATCGTACTGGGCGATCGCGCCGATGTCGTTGCGCTCCTTGCGGTACTCGCCGCCGAACGCGATCTGCGCCTCGCCGCCGGGCAGGTCGAATATGCCGCCAGAGGCATAGGCCGACAGCACCTGCTGGGTCATGGTGGTGGTGGCCCAGTCCGAGGTGTAGCGCAGGTAGCCGATCTCCTGCGCGGTCAGGCGCTTGAACGGATTCAACGGCACGCAGCCGTTGCCCGGATCGGTGAGCGTGCTGCGGCAGATCGCGCTGCCGTCGGCAGCGGCGGTGGAATCCACCGCCAGGTGGTAGCGCGTATAGGCCACCGTATCGATGTCGCGGTTGCGCTGCTCGGTTCGGCCGTAGGAGTAGTACGCGCTGTAGTTCCAGGCGCGCCCGCCCAGGCTGAAGTCGCCCTCCAGGCCGACCACACCCTGCAGCAGCTGGCGCCGGTACTGGCTGCCGCTCTGCCCCAGTTCGTCGTCGAAGTGCCGCGCGAAGTAGACCCCGTCGGTGATCGTGCCGCCGTTGGCCGCGCGCATCGCGTCGGTGATGAACGGGCTGTCGGCCGGCACCGCCTCGCTGCCGAACGCGCTCAGCGCGCGCCACGCCGATTGCGAGGTGGTACGCGAATAGCCGACGTTGGCGAAGAAGCGCAGGCTGTCGCTGAAGTCGAAATTGAGCGTGGCGCGGCTGGCGAAACGATCCGACGGCACTGCCAGGTACCACGAGTCGTAGCGGCCGCCGTACTCGCCGC of Xanthomonas translucens pv. cerealis contains these proteins:
- a CDS encoding TonB-dependent receptor plug domain-containing protein, whose product is MALLAALPAAAQQTVVVRDKTAAAADGSDSAADAKTLDSVVVTGSRIRRNDALDGPTPLTVIGAEQIRAAGYTEIADVVNQLPSLALTQTSQTSNLAGNPGINALDLRGMGTQRTLVLVDGRRQVPAIPGTSAVDVSNIPSSLVERVEVITGGASALYGADAVTGVANFILKKDFQGLDASARYGISSRGDMRSRSVDALFGRNFADNRGNVTAYGFYEREPDSVSGQDRPWTAMGYPMYTRNNRNQRYWISDNNRNINNAEDAQLILGGRHYAMTGDGQLRAPVLGPGGYVNSVPLSLADPSTALGSLLTDGGEYGGRYDSWYLAVPSDRFASRATLNFDFSDSLRFFANVGYSRTTSQSAWRALSAFGSEAVPADSPFITDAMRAANGGTITDGVYFARHFDDELGQSGSQYRRQLLQGVVGLEGDFSLGGRAWNYSAYYSYGRTEQRNRDIDTVAYTRYHLAVDSTAAADGSAICRSTLTDPGNGCVPLNPFKRLTAQEIGYLRYTSDWATTTMTQQVLSAYASGGIFDLPGGEAQIAFGGEYRKERNDIGAIAQYDPANPAYDASLGTTQLPLVGQYDVKELYSELHLPLLADKLFAQRLGVDAALRVSDYNTAGRTVTNKFGIDWAPIQDITLRGTYGKAVRAPNIGELYTASSIGGMWITDPCNSYNQRYRTDRSQYTAANCAQLNPSDKSTYWLYRDIITKGNLELANETAKTRTVGIVLRPRFLQDFSLSVDYYNIDLRGAIDSFPAQTIVNKCVDASTLDNPFCSFVSRDADGNLLNAVTQKLNLSRYLTRGVDFFAQYRYDLAERWDQNAGALSFDLNYTHLIRQDYTLDPDQPEEVTRFAGVFGSPSWKGVLRTTWSNAHAGATWSLRHFSKMRNSTEISDTDYQKVWAGNVFYSDVSGYYRLKSGLEVFGGVSNLFDRAPPRVPGAEAGGANFELGYHAGVYDVIGRMYYGGIRLAL